The Chryseobacterium sp. JV274 sequence GCATAGAATGCAAGATAAGCAAAACAAATAACCCCTACGATATAACTGAAATGAATATTCGTAATATCTGCAATATATCCCTGTATAATGCTTACAATACCTCCACCCATAATCATCATAATAAGTAATCCTGATCCTTGATTGGTATGTTTTCCAAGCCCGTTAATCGCCAATGCGAATATACATGGCCATAAAGTAGAGCAGAAAAGACCTACACTGGTAAATGCATAGACAGATACCATTCCTTTAGTGAACATTCCTATCAGTAAAGCGGTAATCCCAGCCAAAGAGAAGATTAAAAGCATTCTTGCCGGGTTTCCTTTACTTAAGATATCACAAATAATCATGGCAATAATAATGAATCCATATACATAGAATGGAGACAGGTCATGTTTTGCAATAGCATTTACAAGTAAAAATACACCAAATGCAAGATAAGGAGCTAAGAACCTTAAGATTTTTTTGAATCCGGCATTCACATCAAATGCTTCTACAGCACCTGTCCAACGGCCGATCATCAATGATGCCCAGTATAAAGAGATGTAAGGGGCCACATCTTTTGTTTCAAAGCCTAAGTTTTTTTCCATATAAGCCGGAAGATTACTGGCTGTGGAAACTTCTACCCCTACATACACGAAGATCGCGATCATTCCCATTACCAATTGAGGATATTGAAATGCTGACTTTCTGTGCTCACCCGGAGTTGAATCATCTGTGTTTTCAGTATTCGTTGGAGTTACAGCAGGAAGAGAAGAGAATTTAAGCATTAAAGCCACAAGAGCAAAAGCTGCTCCTAATATCAGATAGGGAGTTTTTACACTTTCTATACTTGCTTCCGTATTGCCTGCGCTTGCAGAACCAAAAATAGCAAATGCAACAATAAGCGGTCCTATTGTAGTTCCTAAGTTATTGATTCCCCCAGCCATTGTCAATCTCTGTGATCCTGTTTCTGTAGGACCTACTTCAATAGCAAGTGGATTGGCAACAATCTGTTGAAGAGAGAAGCCTAAACCTACAATAAATAATCCGGAGATCATTAAAGGGAAAGAATGCATATTGGCAGCCGGGTAAAACAACAGGGTTCCCATTGCTGAAATAAGAAGCCCCACAATAAGGCCGTTTTTATACCCGATTTTATTGATCAAATCCTGTTTCAGACTCTTTGATATGATCATATAAATTAAAGAACCTACAGTATACGCTACATAAAAGCATATCTGTACCAGCATACTTTCAGTTTGAGATAGATTGAAGGCTTTTTGAAAAACGGGGATCAGAATATCATTACTGGCTGCTACAAATCCCCAAAAGAAGAATACAGTAACCAATGGAATGAATTGGGCCCAATTGGTTTGTTTAGAATAATTTGACATATTTATTATAGATTTCACAAACAAATATAACTATTTCCTTTCAACGGAATACCTGATTAAAGTTTTTTTTATTTCTTCGTAAGCCTCTGCCTTTAAGTCTTTTGGCGAATTGGTAGGCTCAATGATACCATTGAAATACACCTTTACTCTTCCAGGATAGCCTTTTGAGTTTTCAAAAGGGAACATTTCCTTGAGTCCGATAAAGGTATAAACAGCGATAGGAGAGTTATGTTTTGAGGACAGTATAAATGCTCCGTCCTTAAAGTCATCCAGGATTATAGAAGTATCGTCCGGTACGCCGCCTTCAGGAAAAATGGCAATACTGTTGCCTTCTTCCATCTTTTCAGCACATCTTCGGTATACATCCGCACGGCTTTTTGCGCTCGTTCTGTCTACCATTACACATATCCTTCTATAAATGGTTCCGAAAATAGGAATCTTTACCAGTTCTTTCTTCCCTACAAAACATATCGGATGGTTTGGAAACATAATGCAGGTAAGCATAATATCCATGATGGATGTATGATTGGAGATAAAAACATAAGGAATACTTTTGTCTTTTTCCTGTTCCGAAAGTTTAATGAGATCATACCGGAAACCCATTCCGTAAAACATTCCGAAACACCAGATCCTGACAAGTTTATAGCCGTATTTATAATGCTTTTTGTTAAAGGATAAAATATAGACAGGAATTCCAATAATAACTGTCAGGAAAAATGCTAACAGCAACAGCCAGAATCTCCAGAGATAATTTAAAATTTTTGTCACAGCCTAACCGTTAAAAATTACTTTCTTTTTTATCGAATAATTCAGAATGGAAACCAGCAATATTGCTGCAATTTTGCTGATCATTTCCGGGCTCAAGGTATAAAAAAATAAATTGATATTATCTTTAAATATGAAACTGTAAAAGACCTGGAAAAAACCTAGGCTGAGTAACGTTGAAAAGAAAGAAACCACCATAAAATAAACAAACTCTTTTTTCTTTGAGTGTTTTCCTCTTTCAAATACAAACCAGATACTCAGGAAATAATTGGTAATAATCCCGCAGCTCGTAGAAAAAATGTTGCTTAAAGGATAATGTATACCATGGAAGTTGATTTCTTTTGCAAAGAAATGCGGAAGATAGGTACTGAAAATCTTAAAGCTGCCTATTTCTACAATCGCACTCAGTCCTCCTGCAATGATGAAGAACAGAACCTGTTTCTGGCGTAAGAGTATTTCTTTCATGTAATGAATATAAAAACTAAATATATAAATACATATTGTATAAGACTGAAATGATTTATATCTCAGAATATAAAGGCTTTACTGTATCCCGGCTGTTAATAACCGTTTTAGAATGCCAATAATGTCAAAGCTTCACAATATGAGTATGCAAATTTATAACTATATGTTAAACACTGAAAAAAGTTGTTAAAATATTTTTTTTAATTAAAATTATTTCTAATTTTAATATTCAGAATGATGTAATAATGACCTGATAATAAATTCATTTTCAACTTCTTGTGTTGATGGTTTTTTCTATCTTGTAGTGCACGATTAAGAGCATATACCCCTACATTTTATGACCCAATTATTAATAATATTTGTATGAAAAGTCAAAACAAATACAGAAAATTCCAGCTTCAACAGAAAAATATTGAAGCTCTTGAGAAAGAAAATTCCCGCTTCAAAAGAGTGTATTCAGAATATGAAAATATGTCAGATGAATTGTGGAATCTTGAAAACTCCAAAGGAGAACCAGTGCCTGATGATTTTATCAATGCAATGGTATTACAGACTTCCTATCTGGAAGATGAAATAGAAGATTGGCTATTGCAGTTCAACGAAAAAAAGACACAGATTAAACATTAATGATTTTAGACAGCTTCCAGGTTGTTTATAAACGCTAATTGAAGATAAATTCATAATTTAGCACCCTTAAATTAAAATCTAAAATATGGTTGCTATTGTAGATAGTGGTTCTACTAAATCGGATTGGGTAATACTTGATGACTTTAAGAAAGTTTTTCTGAAAACAGAAACAATCGGTTTCAATCCGAATTTTATCAACAGAGAACTTATCGCTCCTGAGATACAGAAAAATAGCAATCTGGTATCGGTTAAAAATTCAATTACCAAAGTCTTTTTTTATGGTTCCGGATGTGGTGTCAAAAAAAACTGCGAAACCATAGAGGAAGAGCTGAAGAAGGTTTTTGTAAAAGCAGAATTTATTGTGAAGGAAGATCTGATGGCTGCAGCCTATGCAGCATACAGCGGAAAACCTGCTATCGTGTGCATTCTTGGCACAGGATCAAATTCTTGTTATTTCGACGGTGAAAATGTAAAGATAGAATTACCTTCATTAGGATTTATTATTGGAGATGAAGGAAGTGGCAGTGCTATAGGAAAACAATTGCTGCGCAGATATTTCATGAAAAAACTACCTTCAGACCTTCGTGCCGAATTTGAAGCCAACTATCTGCTTACCGTAGAGGATGCATTGCAAAATATGTATCATACGACAAGACCAAATGCTTATTTGGCAGACTTTACCAAATTTGTGATCGAAAGAAAAGAGCATCCTTATTTCAGGGATATGGTTTTTGAAGAAATGAAAAACTTTTTTGAATACCAGGTAATCCCCTATGAAGAAGCTAAAGACGTTGAAATCAATTTTATCGGATCTATCGCTTATTATTATGAAAATATACTACGTTCTGTAGCTACAGAACTTAATTTAAATGTGGGACATGTTGTGCAGAAACCAATAGAAAGCTTAGTAGATTACCACATTAAATATATACTTTAACAAAAAACAAAATTTTATGTCAAGTAACAACAATCGTGACGAAAAGAACTTCAGCCAGGCCGCGCTGGATTATCATAAAGCAGAACCCAAAGGAAAAATTGAAGTTATTCCATCAAAGCCACACTCTTCTCAAAGAGATTTGTCATTGGCTTATTCTCCGGGAGTAGCTGTTCCTTGTATGGAAATTCATGATAAGCCTGAAACTGTGTATGATTATACAGGAAAAGGAAACCTGGTAGCAGTAATTTCTAACGGTACTGCCGTACTTGGACTGGGAGATATCGGTGCTGAAGCTTCAAAGCCGGTAATGGAAGGGAAAGGACTTTTGTTCAAGATCTTTGCAGATATCAACGTTTTTGATATTGAGATCGATGAAAAAGATCCGGATAAATTTATTGAAATCGTAAAAGGTATCGCTCCTACTTTCGGAGGGATTAACCTGGAAGATATTAAAGCTCCTGAAGCTTTTTATATAGAACAAAAACTGAAAGAGGAATTGAATATTCCTTTGATGCACGATGACCAGCACGGAACTGCAATTATCTCTGCAGCAGCATTGATCAATTCTTTGCAGATTGCGAATAAAGATATTGATAAAGTGAAAATGGTAGTCAATGGAGCAGGTGCGGCAGCTATTGCATGTACCAAGCTTTATATCTCATTAGGATTGAAAAAAGAAAATGTCCTGATGTGTGACAGTAAGGGGGTTATCAACCATAAAAGAGAAAACCTTACCCCTGAAAAACTAGATTTCATCGCTCAGACAGATATTGAAACATTAGAAGATGCTGTAAAAGGCTCTGATGTTTTTGTCGGATTATCAAAAGGAAACGTAATGACTCCGGAAATGCTGTTGAGCATGAACGAAAATCCTATCGTATTCGCTTTAGCTAACCCTGATCCTGAAATTGCTTATGATCTTGCTATTGAAACTCGTAAAGATGTAATCCTGGCAACAGGAAGAAGTGATTATCCTAACCAGGTAAACAATGTATTAGGATTCCCTTATATCTTCCGTGGAGCATTGGATGTACAGTCTACAGGAATTAATGAAGAAATGAAACTGGCTGCCGTACATGCGATTGCTGATTTAGCAAAAGAACCGGTACCGGAAGCTGTAATTTTAGCATACAATGTTCAGAACCTGCAGTTCGGAAGAGACTACTTCATTCCAAAGCCGTTCGATAACAGACTGATCACAAAAGTATCAAGTGCCGTAGCGAAAGCAGCGATCGAAAGTGGTGTTGCCAGAAAAACCATTACGGATTTTGAAGAATATGAGCACCAGCTTTTAGACAGAATGGGAAGAGATGAGAGATTGGTAAGAATGATGCAGAGCCGTGCTAAATCCAATCCGAAAAGAATCACCCTTGGAAATGCTGAAGAATATAACGTATTGAAGGCAGCTCAAATCCTTTATGAAGAAGGAATTGCTTTTCCAAGTCTTCTGGGAGATAAAAAATACATCAAGGAGCAGATGGAGCGTTACGGAATTACGCTGGATGTTCCAATCATTGATCCAAGTGATGACGATCAGAAAGAAAACAGAAAAAAATACAGAGAAACCCTTTGGAAACTTCGTCAGAGAAAAGGAATGAACGAGTACAAAGCGAAGAGATATGTGCGTCAGAGAGATTATTTCGGACCTCTTATGCTGAAACATGGTGATACCGATGGTCTTATCGTAGGATTCTCTAAAAACTATACTTCAGTTTTACGTCCTGTTTTAGAAGTTATTGAAAAAGATAAAGGAGTAGATAAAGTAGCGGCAATGATGATGATCCTGTCTGAAAAGAAACCTATTTTCTTCGCAGATACTTCCATCAATCAGAATCCTACCTCAGAAGATCTTGTGAATATTGCTAAAATGGCAGAGTTTACAGTAAAATCTTTTGCGATTGAACCAAGAATTGCGATGCTTGGGTTTGAAAACTTTGCTGCTATTTCTGAAACTTCCAAGAAAGTGGCTAAAGCAGTGAGCATCCTTCATGAGAAATACCCTAAAATGATTGTAGATGGTGAGATTCAGCCGGATTTTGCAATGAATGCAGATCACCTGAGCGATTATCCATTCTCAAAATTAGGAACAACACCAGCGAATACCTTCATCTTCCCTAACCTGGAAAGTGCTAATCTTTCTTACAAAATTATAAGAGGGATGAAAGTAGCGCAGGTTATAGGACCTATCTTAATGGGATTAAAGCAGCCGGTACACGTTCTTCAAATGCGTTCAAGCGTAGACGAAATTGTAAACCTTGCTACGATTGCTGTTCTTGATGCTCAAAGGAGAGAAAAGAAATCAATCTAAAAATTAAATCGTAATTAGTAATCACTAACCTCTAATTAGATTTTCTTATTAAAAAATGACACTTTAAACCGTGTTGAGATAATAAAAGACTCCATATTTTGGAGTCTTTTGCTTTTATGTTAATTCATTGAATTCTTATTTGAAAATTAAGTTAAAAATCATTCGCACGTTAAATGAAAACATTAATTAGTTTAAATTGCTATATTTGGGAGTTTTAAAAATTAATAATGATATTTTCTTTACAAGGTAAC is a genomic window containing:
- a CDS encoding BadF/BadG/BcrA/BcrD ATPase family protein; this encodes MVAIVDSGSTKSDWVILDDFKKVFLKTETIGFNPNFINRELIAPEIQKNSNLVSVKNSITKVFFYGSGCGVKKNCETIEEELKKVFVKAEFIVKEDLMAAAYAAYSGKPAIVCILGTGSNSCYFDGENVKIELPSLGFIIGDEGSGSAIGKQLLRRYFMKKLPSDLRAEFEANYLLTVEDALQNMYHTTRPNAYLADFTKFVIERKEHPYFRDMVFEEMKNFFEYQVIPYEEAKDVEINFIGSIAYYYENILRSVATELNLNVGHVVQKPIESLVDYHIKYIL
- a CDS encoding GtrA family protein, whose product is MKEILLRQKQVLFFIIAGGLSAIVEIGSFKIFSTYLPHFFAKEINFHGIHYPLSNIFSTSCGIITNYFLSIWFVFERGKHSKKKEFVYFMVVSFFSTLLSLGFFQVFYSFIFKDNINLFFYTLSPEMISKIAAILLVSILNYSIKKKVIFNG
- a CDS encoding MFS transporter, whose product is MSNYSKQTNWAQFIPLVTVFFFWGFVAASNDILIPVFQKAFNLSQTESMLVQICFYVAYTVGSLIYMIISKSLKQDLINKIGYKNGLIVGLLISAMGTLLFYPAANMHSFPLMISGLFIVGLGFSLQQIVANPLAIEVGPTETGSQRLTMAGGINNLGTTIGPLIVAFAIFGSASAGNTEASIESVKTPYLILGAAFALVALMLKFSSLPAVTPTNTENTDDSTPGEHRKSAFQYPQLVMGMIAIFVYVGVEVSTASNLPAYMEKNLGFETKDVAPYISLYWASLMIGRWTGAVEAFDVNAGFKKILRFLAPYLAFGVFLLVNAIAKHDLSPFYVYGFIIIAMIICDILSKGNPARMLLIFSLAGITALLIGMFTKGMVSVYAFTSVGLFCSTLWPCIFALAINGLGKHTNQGSGLLIMMIMGGGIVSIIQGYIADITNIHFSYIVGVICFAYLAFYAIRVSGILKAQGIDLDKVSKGNGH
- a CDS encoding NADP-dependent malic enzyme yields the protein MSSNNNRDEKNFSQAALDYHKAEPKGKIEVIPSKPHSSQRDLSLAYSPGVAVPCMEIHDKPETVYDYTGKGNLVAVISNGTAVLGLGDIGAEASKPVMEGKGLLFKIFADINVFDIEIDEKDPDKFIEIVKGIAPTFGGINLEDIKAPEAFYIEQKLKEELNIPLMHDDQHGTAIISAAALINSLQIANKDIDKVKMVVNGAGAAAIACTKLYISLGLKKENVLMCDSKGVINHKRENLTPEKLDFIAQTDIETLEDAVKGSDVFVGLSKGNVMTPEMLLSMNENPIVFALANPDPEIAYDLAIETRKDVILATGRSDYPNQVNNVLGFPYIFRGALDVQSTGINEEMKLAAVHAIADLAKEPVPEAVILAYNVQNLQFGRDYFIPKPFDNRLITKVSSAVAKAAIESGVARKTITDFEEYEHQLLDRMGRDERLVRMMQSRAKSNPKRITLGNAEEYNVLKAAQILYEEGIAFPSLLGDKKYIKEQMERYGITLDVPIIDPSDDDQKENRKKYRETLWKLRQRKGMNEYKAKRYVRQRDYFGPLMLKHGDTDGLIVGFSKNYTSVLRPVLEVIEKDKGVDKVAAMMMILSEKKPIFFADTSINQNPTSEDLVNIAKMAEFTVKSFAIEPRIAMLGFENFAAISETSKKVAKAVSILHEKYPKMIVDGEIQPDFAMNADHLSDYPFSKLGTTPANTFIFPNLESANLSYKIIRGMKVAQVIGPILMGLKQPVHVLQMRSSVDEIVNLATIAVLDAQRREKKSI
- a CDS encoding lysophospholipid acyltransferase family protein, with the protein product MTKILNYLWRFWLLLLAFFLTVIIGIPVYILSFNKKHYKYGYKLVRIWCFGMFYGMGFRYDLIKLSEQEKDKSIPYVFISNHTSIMDIMLTCIMFPNHPICFVGKKELVKIPIFGTIYRRICVMVDRTSAKSRADVYRRCAEKMEEGNSIAIFPEGGVPDDTSIILDDFKDGAFILSSKHNSPIAVYTFIGLKEMFPFENSKGYPGRVKVYFNGIIEPTNSPKDLKAEAYEEIKKTLIRYSVERK